One part of the Amaranthus tricolor cultivar Red isolate AtriRed21 chromosome 16, ASM2621246v1, whole genome shotgun sequence genome encodes these proteins:
- the LOC130802946 gene encoding receptor protein kinase-like protein ZAR1: MYHFNSWVILILLFNSKSLVNCINEEGLALLTFKQSIIQDPFGSLSNWNKSDEMPCLWNGITCKDQKVASVSIPMKKLVGNFPSSFGNLSNLVHVNLRNNSLYGPLPLDLFQAQGIQKLILSGNSLYGHVPNEIGNLKFLRILDLSQNSFNGSLPSSILQCKRLKSLVLSHNNFIGSLPNGFGRVLKSLEKFDLSYNMFNGSIPNDLGNLSNLQGNVDFSHNLFSGTIPESLGEVPEKVYIDLTYNNLSGPIPQNGALMNRGPTAFIGNPGLCGPPLKNPCSSNGSLASPSSDPFSSDHSPQGNSNIGGKNKGKGLSKGALVAIVVSDIVGICLIGWLLSYCYTRVCLCKNNDDKLRRESGEWCCFTKEVSETLSEIIEQNDLVPLDSQVAFDLDELLKASTFVLGKSGIGIVYKVVLEDGLTLVVRRLGEGNSQRFKEFQIEVEAIGKLRHPNIVTLRAYYWSIDEKLLIYDYVPNGSLDNALHGKPGIDTFAPLSWSTRVQITKGIARGLVYLHEFSPKKYVHGDLSSSNILLGEEMEPKIADLGLGRLANIAGGTPTLKSCRMTSDKTPQNQAGTAPLEVGSVPVSIAHCYYQAPESLKSVKPSQKWDVYSYGVILLELITGKSALVQMGTSEMDLVQWIQQCIDDKKPFTDVLDPYLAQEADKEDEIIHVLKIAVACVHSSPEKRPTMRHVYEALDRMPT, from the exons atGTATCACTTCAATTCATGggttattcttattcttctcTTTAactcaaaatctttagtaaatTGCATAAATGAAGAAGGTTTAGCACTTCTTACATTCAAACAATCCATAATTCAAGACCCATTTGGGTCTTTAAGCAATTGGAACAAATCTGATGAGATGCCATGTTTATGGAATGGAATCACTTGTAAAGATCAAAAAGTTGCTTCTGTTAGCATTCCTATGAAAAAACTTGTGGGTAATTTTCCTTCTTCTTTTGGTAATCTTTCTAATTTGGTGCATGTTAATTTGAGGAATAATAGTCTTTATGGCCCTTTACCACTTGATTTATTCCAAGCTCAAGGCATTCAAAAACTAATTCTTTCTGGTAATTCATTATATGGGCATGTACCTAATGAAATTGGGAACCTTAAATTCCTAAGAATTTTGGATTTGTCCCAAAATTCCTTTAATGGGTCTTTACCCTCTTCAATTCTTCAATGTAAGAGGTTAAAGAGTCTTGTTTTGAGTCACAACAATTTTATTGGGAGTCTACCAAATGGGTTTGGGAGGGTTTTGAAATCCCTAGAGAAATTTGATCTTTCTTACAATATGTTTAATGGGTCAATCCCTAATGATTTGGGGAACTTGTCTAATTTACAaggaaatgttgatttttctcaTAACTTGTTTAGTGGTACAATCCCTGAGAGTCTTGGTGAGGTTCCTGAGAAGGTTTATATTGATCTAACTTATAACAATTTGAGTGGGCCAATTCCACAAAATGGTGCCCTTATGAATAGAGGACCAACTGCATTTATAGGGAACCCTGGTCTTTGTGGCCCTCCATTGAAGAACCCTTGTTCATCAAATGGTTCTTTAGCCTCACCGTCTTCGGACCCTTTCTCAAGTGATCATTCACCTCAAGGGAATAGTAACATTGGTGGGAAGAATAAGGGGAAAGGGCTTAGTAAGGGTGCTTTAGTAGCCATTGTAGTGAGTGATATAGTTGGAATTTGCTTAATTGGGTGGTTGTTGTCTTATTGTTACACTAGGGTTTGTCTTTGTAAGAACAATGATGATAAGCTAAGGAGGGAAAGTGGGGAGTGGTGTTGCTTCACAAAAGAAGTGTCCGAAACGCTATCGGAGATcattgaacaaaatgatttagTTCCTTTGGATTCTCAAGTGGCGTTTGATCTAGATGAACTTCTTAAAGCGTCCACTTTCGTGCTTGGGAAGAGTGGGATTGGCATTGTATACAAAGTAGTGCTTGAAGATGGACTTACCTTGGTTGTGAGGAGATTAGGTGAGGGAAACTCCCAAAGGTTTAAGGAATTTCAAATTGAGGTTGAAGCAATTGGGAAGCTAAGGCATCCAAATATTGTCACGTTAAGGGCTTATTATTGGTCTATTGATGAGAAGTTGCTTATATATGATTATGTGCCTAATGGAAGCCTAGACAATGCTTTACATG GGAAGCCGGGAATCGACACATTCGCTCCACTTTCGTGGTCGACCCGAGTACAAATAACCAAAGGCATTGCTAGAGGTTTAGTGTACTTGCATGAATTCAGCCCAAAAAAATATGTTCATGGGGATTTAAGCTCAAGCAATATACTGCTCGGAGAGGAGATGGAACCTAAAATTGCTGATTTAGGACTAGGGCGCCTTGCTAACATTGCTGGGGGAACTCCTACACTAAAATCCTGTAGGATGACATCTGATAAAACCCCACAAAACCAAGCAGGAACGGCACCATTAGAAGTCGGGAGTGTACCTGTTTCGATTGCACATTGTTACTACCAAGCCCCGGAATCCCTTAAATCTGTGAAACCATCACAAAAGTGGGATGTTTACTCATATGGGGTAATCTTACTCGAATTGATAACCGGAAAATCTGCTTTGGTTCAAATGGGCACCTCAGAAATGGACCTCGTTCAATGGATTCAGCAATGCATTGACGATAAGAAGCCTTTTACTGATGTTTTAGACCCGTATTTAGCTCAGGAGGCGGACAAGGAAGACGAGATAATCCATGTTCTGAAAATTGCTGTGGCTTGTGTCCATAGCAGCCCTGAAAAAAGGCCAACGATGAGACATGTCTACGAAGCTTTAGATCGAATGCCGACTTGA